The segment TGGCCTGGGGCGTGATCATCACCGCAGTCACCGCGATGACGCTTGGCGCCGGTTGGACTTGGATCTTGATGCTGATTCTGGTGCTGTTAATTGGCCCGGCTCATCCGCCGACCTCGGACGACACAGTGCCGATCGGACCGCTCCGCTGGACCATCGGCTTTTTGTCGCTGGTGATTCCGATCCTTTGCTTTCCTCCTCAGGCGATCATCACGTAACGCCGCGCTCGGCGCCGCCACAGTTACGCATGAACTACTTCGCACACGGCCGACTCTTTCTCGATCGCCCTTACTTTTTGGCTGGCACGGCGGTCCCCGATTGGCTGAACGTCGTCGATCGCAAGATGCGAGCCCGGTCCAAAGGAGCTTTGCCGCATTGCGAATCGGACGAGCCCTGCACCGCCGAAGTGGCCCGCGGCATCGTCCAGCATCACCAGGACGACGATTGGTTCCATCGGACGAAAGCGTTCGGCGAACTCTCGTGGCGGTTCACCGTCTGGATCCGAGACCAGGTTGGCGCCGACGACGGCCTCCGTCCCAGCTTTTTGGGGCATATCCTGGTCGAGCTGCTCCTTGACGCCGAGCTGGCTGAGCGAAACCCTGGTTTGCTCTCGGCCTATTACGACGCGTTGGCGAAAGTGGAGCCGGCGAAGGTCGAAACCGCCGTCAATGCGATCGCTACCCGCAGCAGCGATCGGCTGGCCTGGTTCATTGAGCGATTTCTGGAAGTCCGCTTCCTGGAAGACTATGCGGACGATGAAAAGCTGACCCTCCGCTTGAATCAGGTCCTCCAGCGCGTCAAACTACCGGCACTGCCGAGCGGCTTCGCTCCGCTGCTGCCGACGATGCGAGCGGAGGTGGCGGAACATTACGACGATTTGCTTTCCCCCCGAAGCTGACTCTTCCCTATCGATCCGCCCCGTTGAAACGAAAAGACTTGGAGAACACCCATGAAGTTCGGCATGAACCTGCTGTTGTGGTCCGGCGATCCCGATGAGAGCCTCTTGCCGGTGATCGAGAGCCTGAAAGAAATGGGCTTCGATGGCGTCGAAATTCCGCTCTTCAATCTCGATGTCGACAAGTGGGGCAAGTATGGCGAAAAGCTGAAGGACCTCGGTCTCGCCTGCACGGCGGTCACCGTTCGTAACGAAGGGGACAACCCGATCAGCCCCGACGCCAAGATTCGCGCCGAAGGGGTTCGCCTGACCAAGCAGACGCTCGATTGCTGCCAGGCGCTCGGCGCCGAGACGCTCGTCGGCCCGTATCACTCGGCGATCGGCATCTTCAGCGGCAACGGTCCGACCGCCGACGAATGGAAATGGGGGGTCGATTCGATGCGTCAGGTCGCCGAATACGCCGGCGAAGTGAACGTGATGCTGGGGGTCGAAGCGCTCAATCGCTTTGAAACCTACCTGCTGAACACGCACGCCGACTCGGCTCGCTTCGCACGGGAAGTGAATCATCCCAACTGCAAAGTGATGTACGACACGTTCCACTCGAACATCGAAGAAAAAGATATCGCCCAAGCGATCCGCGATTGCTCCGACGTGCTGCACCACGTCCATATCTCGGAAAACGATCGCAGCACCCCGGGCCAAGGGCACATCCACTGGGACACCAACTTCGACGCGCTGAAGGAAGTCGGCTACGACGGCTGGATGGTGATCGAAGCGTTCGGTCTCGCCTTGCCCGAAATCGCCGCCGCGACGAAGATCTGGCGTAAGATGTTCTCGACCGAACTCGACCTGGCGAAAGAAGGGCTCGCCTTCATGAAGGGCGAAGTCACCAAGCGTTGGGGCTAAGACCTCTGTAGAGTCGCCTATGAGCAGCAGCGAACTTCCACCGGATGACGACGACTTCGGCGACGACCTGGACGAAGGGTTGTCGCTGGAGAAGCTGAGCGCTGCGTTCGCTGCTGCGATGGGAGGGGACGAGCCGTACGAGTCCGGTGAGGAAGAAGAGCCGGCCGAAACGGAAGAAGAGGACGAATCGTCCGAAGAGGCGGTCGCCCGCGTTTTGGCGACCGAAGAAGAGCCGGACGACTGCGAGCTTTCTCCCCGCACGATCCTCGAGGCGATGCTCTTTGTCGGCAGCCCCGACAACTCGCCTCTGTCGGCCGAAAAAGGCGCCGCCCGGATGCGCGGCGTCGCCGTCGACGAAATCGCCGACCTGGTCGAAGAGCTGAATCAGGCCTATCGCGAAGAAGGTTGCCCTTACGAGATCGTCTCGTCTGGCGGCGGCTTCCGGATGTCGCTCCGCGACGACTTCGGACGACTGCGGGAAAAGTTCTACGGCAAAGTCCGCGAAGCGAAGCTATCGCAGCCGGCGGTCGACGTGCTGGCGCTGGTCGCCTACAACCAGAACATCACCCGCGAAGAAGTCGACAAAATGCGGGGCAAACCGAGCGGCCCCCTGCTCAATCAACTGGTCCGCCGCGAACTGCTGCAACTCGAGCGGACCGGCAAGGGAAAAGAGAAGCAAAAGACCTACTCGACGACCGACCGCTTTCTCGAAATGTTCCGCCTGACGTCGCTCGAAGACCTGCCGCAACCGCAGGGATTGGATTTGGAGGATTAGTCCTCCCCGCTTTGCACAAACGGTTTTCGCCCTAAGTGCTAGCACCGTACGGAATTGATCTTGGCCAACGCGGGGGAGTCGCTATACTCCGCCGCGCCTTATTTTCTCGCTCTGCGCTGCGCATGCGCCAGCAGTCGCGGGCGTACTGACCAAGTTGCAATTGAGGACAGTTCCCATGTCCATGGCGAAAACCAGTTTTGTCATCCTCGTTTGTTTCGCGATTGTAGGGACGTTTTCCGCGCTGCCGCTGCGTGGCGAAGAAACTCCGTCCGCTGCTGCGCCGACCGATTCGGGACAAAACGACGTTGCGCCCACGCCGACTCCCAGTACGTTCAGTTCGCCCAATCGGTTGCCTCAAGCGCCGGAAAGCGGCGAATCGGTGCTGCGGATCAAAACGCCGCTCAACAAATACCCTGACACGAAAAAGAGTTCGACGTCGAGCGACGGTCCGCTGAAAATCTCGCGAGTAATCGACGGCGACGCCGCGAAACCGAAACCGACGCCTCCAGAACCAGTGGCGACTCCGGTCGAACCGCAACCGGCTCCTCCGGTCAAACCGGCTCCGGCCATGCCCAAACCGGAACCGGTCGCGCCTGCTCCGGCGCTCACGACAGCGGGCGGTCTCTCGAAGTTGGTCGCCGGAGAGTCGCAGCTAGGCCAAGTGATCGAGCTCTGGGGCGCGCCTGTCAGTCAATCGATCGTCGACGGACGCAAATTGCTGGTCTTCAACACAACGGGCTTTGAACGAGCCGAAGCGACTTTCCAAAGCGACACGCTCGAATCGCTCTTCCTGGTTCTAAAGGCGCCAGCGCCGGCTGACCAGGTTCGTCAACAAATGTCGATCGTCGAAAGCGAAGGGGCGAAAGTCCACGATGAGTTCGGCGTGTTGCTTGGTCTGGTTTTTCCGGAACGAGGCGCCTTGTTCAGCTTCGCGCCGCAGGAACGACAGTTCCTGGTCGAAAGCGTCGTCGTCCAACGACCGACCGCCGAAGCGTATCTGATTCGCGCCAAGGGTTACCCGGCCGATCGGATTGAAGCGAAGCTGGCCGACCTCAACGCCGCCATCAAGCTGGAATCGTTCAACGCCTCCGCGTGGCACGAGATCGCGCTGCTGAAGCGTCGCCTGGGCCAACTGCCCGACGCTTTGTCGGCCGCCCAAACTGCCGCCTCTGGCGCCGGCGCCAAACCGGAATACCGCCTGACCCGTGCGTTGATCCAAGCCGAACTGGGCCAATATGACGACGCGTTGAACGTCTCCAAATCGATTGCCGAAAACGTCGCGCTGCCGAAGGAAGTTCGCGCTCGCGCGTTCTGCCAATGGGGCGACCTGGTCGCTCGCGGACCGAGCGAAGACGTCCGTTCCGCCCTCTCGCATCATCAGACGGCGATCAAGCTGGCGGCCGAAGAGATTCGCAATCCGCTCGACGACGTTCGTCGCGCCGCGAAACTGGTTCTGGTCGACGCCCACCTGGCGGTCGCTTCGGACCTGGCCGCCGGTCAGTGGCAGAATCGTGAATTGACCGTCCCCAAGTGGGTCGACAGCACCGACGCCTTCGTCACCAACCTGGTTGAGAAAGAAGGGTTCTCGCGGGAGCTGGAACTCGCTCGTTTGCAGAAAGCGATCGCCGCCTACAACTACTTCGAGTCGACTTACGACACCAGCGACTCGGTCGATGCGATTTTGAGCGTCGGTCGCGAACTGTTGTCGCAAACGAAAGATCCCTCGTACCAGGTCGTGGTCGAATGGGAGATGAGCCAGGCGCTGATTCAAGCGGCGACCATCGAGCAAAACCGGGGCGAGTTTGACGACGCAATGCGAATCGCCCGCGAGACTGCCGCACTGTTGGAGCATGCGACGCAAACGCGTCAGCTTTCGATCGGCGACCGGATGACGCTCGGCAACTTCTACTTCCGCGTTGGCGCCGCTCAGGTCGTCAGCAAAGGCGATCACGAAGAAGCGATTCAGTGGTACGCCGACGCGGAGAAGCAGTTCAAGCATCCCGATCTGGCCAACGTCGCTCTCGGCCAGCGCGGCGAAGCGCTCGCCAGCATGGCCGTTTCGTACTGGGAGTCAGGTCGCCAAGAGCAAGGCCTGGCCCTTACCGAACAAGGCGCTAACCTCCTGAAACAGGGGGTCGACGCCGGCGAAAACCAACTCGATTCGTTGGTCGCTCCGTACGCCAACCTGGTCACGATGTACGAGAGCCAAGGGAACGCCACCAAGCAGGCCGAATACTCCGGCAAGCTGGCCAAGCTGCCGAAACCGGCCGAAGAGCAGACGCCCCGGCGCTAGTCGCGGGGCCTTGAAGCGGGGCTAAATCTACTTCCGGCCGCGGGGGCGATCCCGTATCATGAACCGGACATTTTCCGGTCCATCACCGTCGTTCCGCACCTCCATGGAATGAAGGCCTCGCTTCCCCCATGGTCTTTGAGCACATCGAAAAGCTAAAGCGCGAATACACCGACAAGTACGTCGTCGTCGACCAGGATCGCCCTGAGTTGAAACGCTTCGCGTCGATGACCGGCATCGTTCGAACCGTCAACATGAGCGGGCGAGCGCTGGTCGAGTTCGATGGTCTGAACAACACCGGCTGGTACGACATCAACGTCGACTTTCTGAAAGTGGTCGACAAGCCGAAGCCGAAACCGGTCGCCGAGAAGAAGCCGGCTGCCGAAAAGAAGCCCGCTTCGCCCCAAGCCGGCGCCAGCGCCGCCGATATTCTCGCCGCCGCGCGAGCGAAAAAAGGGGAAGCCCCCGCGAAACCGGAAGCGAAGAAACCAGCGGCCAGCGGCAGCACCGCCGATATCCTGGCAGCCGCTCGAGCCAAAAAAGCCGCGCCGGCCAGCACGGCTGACATTCTCGCCGCAGCTCGGGCGAAGAAAGCCGAAGGTGCGCCCCCAGCCGAGGAGAAGCCCGCCGCCGACAAACCGAAAGCGGCTCCCCTGAGCACCGCCGATATCCTGGCGGCGGCGCGGGCCAATAAGGCCGAAAGCGGCGAAGCTCCAGCAGCGAAACCAGCCGCGGCGCCGATGAGCACGGCCGATATTCTGGCCGCAGCGCGAGCGAAAAAGGCTGCCGCCAGCGAACCTGCGGCCGAAAAACCGGCTCCTGCTGCGATGAGCACCGCCGACATTCTGGCGGCCGCCAGGGCGAAGAAAGCGGCGGCGGAAGTCGCGCCGCCGACCCCACCGGCCGAAGAACCGACGCCGGAACCTGCGGCCCAGGAAGCGGCATCCCAGGAACCAGCGACTCCGGCCGAACCTGTCGTTCCGCCGAAAGTCGAGAAACCGGCTGCCGGCTCGCTGCCGACGACGACCGCCGAGATTCTCGCCTACTGCCGCGAGCATGACGCGTCGTAGTCGGTTTCGGCCGATTGGCGTAAAATGGCGGGGGCTCTGTGCCGATTTTGCCCTCTAATTTGACCGACGCGCCCATGATCTTGCTGATCGATAACTACGACTCGTTCACCTATAACCTGGTTCAGCGTTTGGGTGAAATTGACCCGGCGCTTGATCTTCGCGTCGTTCGCAACGACAAGATCACGGTCGAAGAGATCGAGAAACTGGGGCCGACCCATCTGATCGTCTCGCCTGGTCCTTGCACGCCGACCGAAGCCGGCATCTCGGTCGAGTCGATCCAGCACTTCGCCGGCAAGTTGCCAATCCTGGGAGTTTGCCTCGGCCATCAGTCGATGGGTCAGGCCTTCGGCGGCGTGATCGTCCGAGCCGAGCGTCTGATGCACGGCAAGACCGACGAGATTCATCACGACGACAAAGGGCTGTTCGCCGGCATGCCCAACCCGTTCATTGCGACTCGCTATCACAGCTTGGTGATTCGCCCCGACACGCTCCCCGCAGGCTTTGAAGTTTCGGCTTGGAGCTATCTCCCCAACGGCGAGAAGGAAATCATGGGGATTCGCCATCGTGAGTGGCCGATGGAAGGGCTGCAATTTCACCCGGAAAGCTTCTTGAGCCAAACCGGCACGCAGATGCTAGAGCGTTTTTTGCAAATGACCTCTCCGCAAACCGCATAGAGTTGCGATGATCTCGATTTCTGAAGCGCTCGGCCTGATTGATCAACACGCCGCGCGATTGCCTGCGGCGCCGATGGCGGCTCTCGATGCGATTGGTTGTCTGCTGGCCGAAGATGTCGCCAGCGATATCGACTCGCCTCCGTACGATAAAGCGATGATGGATGGTTACGCCGTTATCGCCGCCGATCTGGCGAGCGGCGTCGCCGAACTGGAAGTGATCGAAGAAATCACTGCCGGCAATGTGCCGACGAAGACGGTCGCACCCTCGCAAGCGGCGCGGATCATGACCGGCGCGCCGATTCCTGAGGGCGCCGACGCCGTCGTGATGATCGAGCTGACGCAAAAGCTGGACGACGGTCGCGTACGGATCGAAGCGCCTGGCATTAGCGTCGGCAAGAACATCATGCCGAGAGCGAGTTCCCTCGCGTGCGGCGTCACCGTCCTGCCAAGCGGCAAACGCTTGCGAGCGCTCGAAGTCGGCATTCTCGCCGAAGTGGGACGTGATCAGGTCACCGTGATTCCCCGGCCTCGAGTCACGGTACTATCGACCGGCGATGAACTGGTCGACGTGACTGAAATGCCGGGGCCGGGACGCATTCGTAACAGCAACGGTCCGATGCTGATGGCGCAGATCGCGGCGGCCGGCGGTTCGGCAGAAGATCTCGGCATCGCGCGAGACGTTCGCGCAGACCTCTCGGCGAAGATCGCCCGCGGTCTGGAAGCGGACATCCTGGTTCTCTCCGGCGGCGTTTCGGCCGGCGTCCTCGACTTGGTTCCGTCGATTCTGGCCGAGCAGCAAGTGACGCAGATCTTTCACAAGGTGAATCTGAAACCCGGGAAACCGATCTGGTTCGGCAAGCGGGACTCCGGCGGCAAATCGACGCTCGTCTTTGGACTTCCCGGCAATCCGGTCAGCAGCCTGGTCTGTTTCGAGCTATTCGTCCGGCGTGCGATCGGTCTGCTCGCCGGCCTGACCGCGAATGATCTTCGCA is part of the Blastopirellula sediminis genome and harbors:
- a CDS encoding sugar phosphate isomerase/epimerase family protein, producing the protein MKFGMNLLLWSGDPDESLLPVIESLKEMGFDGVEIPLFNLDVDKWGKYGEKLKDLGLACTAVTVRNEGDNPISPDAKIRAEGVRLTKQTLDCCQALGAETLVGPYHSAIGIFSGNGPTADEWKWGVDSMRQVAEYAGEVNVMLGVEALNRFETYLLNTHADSARFAREVNHPNCKVMYDTFHSNIEEKDIAQAIRDCSDVLHHVHISENDRSTPGQGHIHWDTNFDALKEVGYDGWMVIEAFGLALPEIAAATKIWRKMFSTELDLAKEGLAFMKGEVTKRWG
- the scpB gene encoding SMC-Scp complex subunit ScpB, whose protein sequence is MSSSELPPDDDDFGDDLDEGLSLEKLSAAFAAAMGGDEPYESGEEEEPAETEEEDESSEEAVARVLATEEEPDDCELSPRTILEAMLFVGSPDNSPLSAEKGAARMRGVAVDEIADLVEELNQAYREEGCPYEIVSSGGGFRMSLRDDFGRLREKFYGKVREAKLSQPAVDVLALVAYNQNITREEVDKMRGKPSGPLLNQLVRRELLQLERTGKGKEKQKTYSTTDRFLEMFRLTSLEDLPQPQGLDLED
- a CDS encoding anthranilate synthase component II — translated: MILLIDNYDSFTYNLVQRLGEIDPALDLRVVRNDKITVEEIEKLGPTHLIVSPGPCTPTEAGISVESIQHFAGKLPILGVCLGHQSMGQAFGGVIVRAERLMHGKTDEIHHDDKGLFAGMPNPFIATRYHSLVIRPDTLPAGFEVSAWSYLPNGEKEIMGIRHREWPMEGLQFHPESFLSQTGTQMLERFLQMTSPQTA
- a CDS encoding molybdopterin molybdotransferase MoeA, with translation MISISEALGLIDQHAARLPAAPMAALDAIGCLLAEDVASDIDSPPYDKAMMDGYAVIAADLASGVAELEVIEEITAGNVPTKTVAPSQAARIMTGAPIPEGADAVVMIELTQKLDDGRVRIEAPGISVGKNIMPRASSLACGVTVLPSGKRLRALEVGILAEVGRDQVTVIPRPRVTVLSTGDELVDVTEMPGPGRIRNSNGPMLMAQIAAAGGSAEDLGIARDVRADLSAKIARGLEADILVLSGGVSAGVLDLVPSILAEQQVTQIFHKVNLKPGKPIWFGKRDSGGKSTLVFGLPGNPVSSLVCFELFVRRAIGLLAGLTANDLRSAEVELAEPFVHRGDRPTLFPARWGDATQRTATPLAWKGSADLAAMGAADLLLQFPAGDAEYRAGDRVSAIVL